One window from the genome of Deltaproteobacteria bacterium encodes:
- a CDS encoding pilus assembly protein PilP gives MRGAAAVIVLILAVVPMAAAQAVAPTPPAETEIAPRPVVGAPPYDPTGKRDPFRPFIIDVREASPNEPLTPLQRYDVGQLLVVAVLWEVSPPRAMVEDSIGMGYIVTVGTPIGRRSGVVKAIEPSRVVVEERVIDFYGQEQTAEVVMELPGDKGTKQKARERE, from the coding sequence ATGAGAGGCGCAGCGGCGGTGATTGTGCTGATTCTGGCGGTGGTGCCGATGGCGGCGGCCCAGGCTGTCGCGCCGACGCCTCCGGCCGAGACCGAGATCGCACCGCGTCCGGTGGTCGGCGCTCCACCGTACGACCCGACCGGCAAGCGCGATCCGTTCCGGCCATTCATCATCGATGTACGCGAAGCCAGCCCGAACGAGCCGCTGACACCGCTTCAGCGTTACGATGTGGGCCAGCTGTTGGTGGTGGCGGTGCTCTGGGAAGTCAGCCCGCCCCGCGCCATGGTCGAGGACAGCATCGGTATGGGGTACATCGTGACGGTGGGCACGCCCATCGGGCGGCGCAGTGGTGTGGTGAAGGCGATCGAGCCCAGCCGGGTGGTGGTCGAGGAACGGGTGATCGATTTCTACGGCCAAGAGCAGACCGCTGAAGTGGTGATGGAATTGCCGGGCGACAAGGGCACCAAGCAGAAGGCGCGGGAGCGAGAATGA
- a CDS encoding type 4a pilus biogenesis protein PilO: MNELLARIFEMPPRQRVLLLVGGVGALLFLYLYFWYWPNADAIAEKETKIEDLTRERDKKAALAGNLELARKTVADLNAALKQAVAQLPDTKEIPDLLSSISSVGREAGLDVIQFRQREEQPIDFYAEVPVEIVVRGTFHQMAAFFDQVSRLTRIVNMSNIGMKIPTKAERDVVLDTSCTATTFRFLDEAERERIAKEREKKAKS; this comes from the coding sequence ATGAACGAGTTGCTCGCACGCATCTTCGAGATGCCACCGCGCCAGCGCGTGCTCCTGCTGGTCGGCGGCGTCGGCGCGTTGCTCTTCCTCTACCTTTACTTCTGGTACTGGCCCAACGCCGACGCGATCGCCGAGAAAGAGACCAAGATCGAGGACCTGACCCGTGAGCGCGACAAGAAGGCCGCGCTCGCCGGCAATCTGGAGCTGGCGCGCAAGACCGTGGCCGACCTGAACGCCGCGCTGAAGCAGGCGGTGGCACAGCTGCCCGACACCAAGGAGATCCCCGACCTGCTCAGCAGTATCTCCTCGGTCGGGCGTGAGGCCGGGCTAGATGTGATCCAGTTCCGCCAGCGCGAAGAGCAGCCGATCGATTTCTACGCCGAAGTGCCGGTCGAGATCGTGGTGCGCGGAACCTTTCACCAGATGGCGGCCTTCTTCGACCAGGTCAGCCGCCTGACGCGAATCGTCAACATGTCGAACATCGGCATGAAGATCCCGACGAAGGCCGAACGCGACGTCGTGCTCGACACTTCGTGTACCGCCACGACGTTCCGCTTCCTCGATGAGGCCGAGCGCGAACGGATCGCCAAAGAGCGCGAGAAGAAGGCCAAGTCATGA
- the pilM gene encoding type IV pilus assembly protein PilM, translating into MATGADWKKRIGRLFTVSLSDLNPFKREEQYVAVDIGSNTIKIVEVRSGAGQVQVVAAGSLPMPSSAIQSNMVNDPAAVAEVLRALVESKGVRGTRAITAVPGPAVIIKRVTLPSQSAQELENTILFEAGNFIPEDLDNVNLDYQITDYVEDGKRMDVLLVAAKKDIVSSYAETVRAAGLTPVVVDVDYFALENMFELNYEPPPDRVIALVNVGARFSSINILRSGRSTFTGDVPVGGRDITDALVRDLGVEAEVAERLKAGEVVEGIDPEQVAVAMGPAADTLIDEIHHALSFFWTAATDETINEVYLSGGAARMPDLGERLSQRIEVPVVVADPLARVTLTPTLEAEGFRQHGPEFAVAMGLAVRRPDDK; encoded by the coding sequence ATGGCAACGGGAGCGGACTGGAAGAAACGGATCGGGCGTCTGTTCACGGTCTCTCTGTCGGACCTTAATCCGTTCAAGCGGGAGGAGCAGTACGTCGCTGTCGATATCGGATCGAACACGATCAAGATCGTCGAAGTGCGATCCGGCGCCGGGCAAGTGCAGGTGGTCGCGGCAGGTTCCCTGCCGATGCCGAGTTCAGCGATTCAGAGTAACATGGTCAATGACCCGGCTGCAGTTGCCGAGGTGCTGAGGGCCTTGGTCGAGAGCAAGGGCGTGCGGGGCACCAGGGCGATCACCGCCGTTCCCGGCCCGGCTGTGATTATCAAGCGCGTGACTCTGCCGAGCCAAAGCGCGCAGGAACTCGAGAACACGATTCTGTTCGAGGCCGGTAACTTCATCCCGGAGGACCTCGATAACGTCAACCTGGATTACCAGATCACGGATTACGTTGAAGACGGCAAGCGCATGGACGTGCTGCTGGTCGCGGCCAAGAAGGACATCGTCAGCAGCTACGCCGAGACTGTGCGCGCAGCCGGGCTGACGCCGGTGGTGGTCGACGTTGACTATTTCGCGCTCGAAAACATGTTCGAGCTCAACTACGAGCCGCCGCCCGATCGCGTCATTGCGCTGGTGAACGTCGGGGCGCGGTTCTCGTCGATCAACATCTTGCGCTCGGGTCGATCGACCTTCACCGGCGATGTACCGGTCGGGGGGCGGGATATCACCGATGCGCTGGTGCGCGACTTGGGCGTCGAGGCGGAAGTGGCCGAGCGGCTCAAAGCTGGCGAAGTCGTCGAGGGGATCGATCCGGAACAGGTGGCAGTGGCCATGGGGCCAGCTGCCGACACCTTGATCGACGAAATCCATCACGCCTTGAGTTTCTTCTGGACGGCTGCGACCGATGAAACCATCAACGAGGTCTACCTCAGCGGCGGTGCTGCCCGCATGCCTGATCTGGGGGAGCGCTTGAGTCAGCGCATCGAGGTGCCGGTGGTGGTGGCTGACCCGCTGGCGCGGGTGACACTGACCCCCACGCTGGAGGCGGAGGGGTTCCGCCAGCATGGGCCGGAATTCGCGGTGGCAATGGGACTGGCCGTGCGCCGGCCGGATGACAAATGA
- the pilQ gene encoding type IV pilus secretin PilQ gives MAEATTAQDTALVSEAIPPAPEAVAVPPGTAPVAAPAAVTVREIKVIEDNGQRGVFVKLSGPPAGLSHFVLENPSRIVVDVAGAGASAPSAKRFAVSDAVIAQVRLAQHDASLRLTIELRGKSIPAYTVNDLNDTVIAFLGEPQGNAEPVREQVVFSQRPIELAQAAPEEAPPRSRPAAAARPAARVIEAEPTPRSSDPFERMGERRTYSGPHVSLDFKDADVHNVLRLLAEVSKLNIVATEDVKGKVTLRLFDVPWDQALDIILQVLSLESVQEGNVIRISTVSRLRAEREELRRAQEASRAVEPLRVEYIRINYAKAVKLADIVSGTARQGGGGRGGEGGILTSRGSVLVDEFTNTLIVRDVQRGIDNARELVRQLDVQTPQILIESNIVEATSDFARSLGVQWGYRASVGPQTGTTTGANFPGTIGVGGSGLGLGQLSVPFIADFPAGGNFGPGAGGALDLALGSLNGAHALDARITALQEKGKAKIVSRPRVVTLNNVPATIKSLTIIRVKLPSTGTVINTGAGGAAGSASTATEKIETGITLVVTPQVSSDGYILLDMFAKSSQADFTRTVDQIPTEISREANSHVLIKDGQTVVLGGIYRDQLNDQGRSIPFVSDIPGLSWLFSNATRSDRREDLLVFMTPRVLGSVHPSLPTAAELWEHRAEGALQ, from the coding sequence ATGGCTGAAGCCACCACCGCACAAGATACGGCCCTGGTTAGCGAAGCCATTCCGCCGGCCCCTGAGGCCGTCGCAGTTCCGCCGGGGACTGCGCCGGTGGCGGCGCCAGCGGCGGTGACGGTGCGCGAGATCAAGGTCATCGAAGACAACGGCCAGCGCGGCGTCTTCGTCAAGCTGAGCGGTCCCCCGGCAGGGTTGAGCCATTTTGTCCTGGAGAACCCGAGCCGCATCGTGGTTGACGTTGCCGGCGCCGGGGCGAGCGCGCCCAGCGCCAAGCGCTTTGCCGTCTCCGACGCGGTGATCGCGCAAGTCCGTTTGGCCCAGCACGATGCCAGCCTGCGCCTGACCATCGAGTTGCGCGGCAAGTCGATTCCCGCTTACACCGTCAACGACCTCAATGATACCGTGATCGCTTTTCTGGGCGAGCCCCAGGGCAACGCCGAGCCGGTGCGCGAACAAGTGGTGTTCAGCCAACGTCCGATCGAGCTGGCACAGGCGGCGCCAGAAGAAGCCCCGCCGCGTAGCCGGCCGGCGGCAGCGGCGCGCCCGGCAGCGCGCGTGATAGAAGCGGAGCCGACGCCTCGTTCGAGCGATCCGTTTGAACGTATGGGCGAACGCCGCACTTACAGCGGGCCGCATGTGTCGCTCGACTTCAAGGATGCCGACGTCCACAACGTGCTGCGCTTGCTCGCCGAAGTCAGCAAGCTGAACATCGTGGCCACCGAGGACGTGAAGGGCAAGGTGACGCTGCGGTTGTTCGACGTCCCTTGGGATCAGGCGCTCGACATCATTTTGCAGGTGCTGTCGTTGGAGAGCGTGCAGGAGGGCAACGTCATCCGGATTTCCACCGTCAGCCGGCTGCGGGCAGAACGCGAAGAGCTGCGCCGCGCACAAGAGGCCTCGCGGGCGGTGGAACCGCTGCGGGTGGAGTACATCCGCATCAATTACGCCAAGGCGGTCAAGCTGGCCGACATCGTCAGCGGCACCGCCCGTCAGGGCGGCGGCGGTCGCGGGGGGGAAGGTGGTATCCTGACTTCGCGTGGCAGCGTGCTGGTGGACGAATTCACCAATACATTGATCGTGCGTGACGTGCAGCGCGGGATCGACAACGCCCGCGAACTGGTGCGCCAACTCGACGTGCAAACACCGCAGATTTTGATCGAGTCGAACATCGTCGAGGCGACCTCGGACTTCGCCCGCTCACTCGGTGTGCAGTGGGGGTACCGCGCCTCGGTTGGGCCGCAGACCGGTACGACAACGGGGGCGAACTTCCCCGGCACCATTGGCGTCGGCGGCTCCGGACTCGGCCTGGGGCAGCTCAGCGTGCCGTTTATCGCCGACTTTCCGGCGGGCGGCAACTTCGGTCCCGGTGCCGGTGGCGCGCTCGATCTGGCGCTGGGCTCGCTCAACGGGGCGCACGCGCTCGATGCGCGCATTACGGCTTTGCAGGAAAAGGGCAAGGCCAAGATCGTCTCGCGACCGCGAGTCGTTACGCTCAACAACGTTCCGGCGACGATCAAGAGCCTCACCATTATCCGCGTCAAGCTGCCCAGCACGGGCACGGTCATCAACACCGGCGCCGGCGGCGCGGCCGGCAGCGCCAGCACGGCGACCGAGAAGATCGAAACCGGTATCACCTTGGTGGTGACGCCGCAGGTGTCCTCGGACGGCTACATCCTGCTCGACATGTTCGCCAAGTCGAGCCAGGCCGATTTCACCCGGACCGTCGATCAAATTCCCACCGAGATCAGCCGTGAAGCTAACTCACACGTGCTGATCAAGGACGGACAAACGGTGGTTCTGGGCGGCATCTACCGCGATCAACTCAATGATCAAGGACGATCGATTCCATTTGTTTCCGATATCCCGGGGCTCAGCTGGCTGTTCAGCAATGCTACCCGCTCGGATCGCCGCGAGGACCTGCTGGTGTTCATGACCCCGCGCGTGTTGGGCAGCGTCCACCCCTCCCTGCCCACGGCCGCCGAGCTGTGGGAACACCGCGCCGAGGGCGCTTTGCAGTGA
- a CDS encoding PilN domain-containing protein yields MIRINLLPLKETQRAVGQRQQVSLALLTLSVAVLVMVIPGVLQSRKLSRLSEQMQGIEKEIARLNELTREAKDLDHKKQELLAKLRVIDDLNQKRVGPVHVLDGLSAAAPEKLWLVDFTENKGAASMIGMALDNQTIALFLRQLGQSPYFFNVDLVESSQSQPTGAGADPAAGGLKRFIIRANIDYFGRAGKTESAANGAAGKQP; encoded by the coding sequence ATGATCCGGATTAACCTTCTTCCGCTCAAGGAAACCCAGCGCGCGGTTGGGCAGCGCCAACAGGTCTCGCTCGCCCTGCTTACGCTCAGTGTGGCCGTCCTCGTCATGGTCATTCCGGGGGTGTTGCAAAGTCGCAAGCTGAGTCGCTTGAGTGAGCAGATGCAAGGGATCGAGAAGGAAATCGCGCGACTCAACGAGCTGACCCGCGAGGCCAAAGACCTCGATCATAAGAAGCAAGAGCTGCTAGCCAAGCTGAGAGTCATCGATGACCTCAACCAAAAGCGGGTCGGCCCAGTGCACGTGCTCGATGGGCTGAGTGCCGCGGCCCCGGAAAAGCTCTGGCTGGTTGATTTCACCGAGAACAAGGGCGCGGCGTCGATGATCGGCATGGCGCTGGACAACCAGACGATAGCGCTGTTCTTGCGCCAACTGGGCCAGTCGCCCTATTTCTTCAATGTTGACCTGGTGGAGTCCAGCCAGAGTCAGCCGACCGGGGCGGGAGCCGATCCTGCCGCCGGCGGTCTCAAGCGGTTCATTATTCGCGCCAACATCGACTATTTCGGCCGGGCTGGGAAGACCGAGTCCGCCGCCAACGGGGCCGCCGGTAAGCAGCCATGA
- a CDS encoding RlmE family RNA methyltransferase → MYRRKDSFYTRAKAAGYRSRAAYKLIELDQRFRLLRPGDRVVDLGAWPGGWLQVAAQRVSARGRVVGVDLKPIDPLAPPVVCLTGDLRKVETLALIRERCGGAADVVLSDMAPQLSGVREADRARAAELVEIALAAAEAVLRPDGRLLVKLFQGEETAGWLLRLRQRFSSVKATRPEATRSGSAELYVVALGFRAQGQPS, encoded by the coding sequence GTGTATCGCCGCAAGGACTCATTCTACACGCGCGCCAAGGCCGCCGGCTATCGCTCGCGCGCGGCCTACAAGCTGATCGAACTCGATCAGCGTTTTCGGCTACTGCGCCCCGGTGATCGGGTGGTCGATCTCGGCGCATGGCCGGGTGGGTGGCTGCAGGTGGCGGCGCAACGAGTCAGTGCGCGGGGTCGGGTGGTGGGCGTCGACCTCAAGCCGATTGACCCGCTGGCGCCGCCGGTGGTGTGTCTGACCGGGGATTTACGCAAAGTCGAAACCCTGGCGCTGATCCGCGAGCGCTGCGGCGGCGCGGCCGACGTGGTGCTCTCCGACATGGCGCCGCAGCTCAGTGGCGTGCGGGAAGCGGACAGGGCGCGTGCCGCCGAGCTGGTCGAGATTGCGCTGGCTGCTGCCGAAGCGGTGCTGCGCCCGGACGGGCGCTTGCTGGTGAAGTTGTTTCAGGGTGAGGAGACCGCTGGATGGCTGCTGCGGCTGCGCCAGCGCTTCTCCTCGGTGAAAGCGACGCGGCCAGAAGCGACTCGATCCGGCTCGGCAGAACTGTATGTCGTTGCCCTCGGCTTCCGTGCCCAGGGGCAGCCGAGCTGA